The region GCGGATATCGGTGACGTTCAGCTGATCGCTCTCGACACGCACCTGCCCGGTGCAGCCGGAGGGGAACTCGGGGCGGAACAGCTCGCCTGGCTCGATCTCGACGCTCCGTGCAGGCACAAAGCCGACCCTCATCGCCCTTCACCATCCGCCGGCTCTTTCAGGCATCACCCATATGGACGATATCGGCCTCAGCGACGCCGAGGCGCTCGCGGAAGTGATTGCGCCGCACGATCACGTCGAACGGCTGCTTTGCGGGCATTTGCACAGACCGATCATCGCCAGCTTTGCAGGCAAGGTCATGACCCTCTCGCCGAGCACCAGTCACCAAGTGGTTCTGGATCTGACGGAAAACGGCCCGGCATTGTTCAACTTTGAACCGGCCGCCTACTTCCTCCACTACTATTCGCAGCGGACGGGAGTCGTATCCCACATGGCCTATGTCGAGGCTTTCCCCGGACCGCATCACTTCTTCGCCGATGATGGCGTCGTCTGGCCGGGAGATGAAGCCTGATGCGCGTTCCGGGCCTTGCAAACAAGTTCAAAGTCGCCCTTACGGTCGGACTGGCTGCATGGACAATCGCCGCCTGCAGCGTCCTGCCGAGCGACATGGAAGAACGAACCATTCTTACGGACCAGCCCGTCGACAGGGGCCAGATGGTGGCCATGATCAATGCCTATCGACAACAGAACGGCCTGCCGGAGATCAGACATGATCCGGAGTTGGATGCCGTTTCCCAGAAGATGGCGCGCCACATCGCAGGGCGCGACAGCATGGATACCTGGGCTCACAGTGCGTTCGGCCTGTCGCAGCGGCTGGACAAGGCTGGATATGCAAACTACGCGGCCGCCGAAAACCTGGGTGCCGGCTATGCCGACCTGTCCGCCGCCTTCCGTGGCTGGCAGGGATCGGAAGGGCACAACAGGAACCTGCTTAATTCGTATGTGACCCGCGTCGGGATTGCCCGAACCAACCGGAACACGGGCAAATGGCGCAATTTCTGGGTCATGACCCTCGCCCGGCCCCATGCGGACGGGCGCCCGGTCGTCGTGAGATAAAAAATGGCGGGGTTTCCCCCGCCCGTAAAGTTTTCCAGAGATCGGATGACCCAGTCTCATCCGGACATCCGGCACTCAAATACCTGAATGCAAGAGTCATATTTCTCTATCCCGCCGCGCGCCAGCTGTCAAATCGTCAGAAGGGAAAAGGGCGTGCGGCGAATTCGGCTTCCGTTGCCGGCGTCGCACGAAGGCCGCGCTGAACGACACCTTCAAACAGTCTTTTTTTGCCAAACCGGGGCTCCCAGCTGCACAGATCCGATGAGAGAAGTTTGATACAGGGTATGTTCAGGTCCTGACGGGTTGCATCGAACTCCCAGATCTCCAAGCCCTTGTCGAAACAGGATTGCAGCAGGTTCTCATAGCTGGCGGTTCGTCGGAGCTGCCGTTCGTCGGCAGCAGGCGCATCCGGCAGAGGCAAATCCTCAAGGATGTTCCCATGCCTGGCATAAGCCAGTTGACGTGGCACCGGCGACGACGATTGACCCGGGCGGCCTGTCTCCGGATGAGCTCTCTCCATCAGCTCCAACGCGTATTCCGACTGGAGCAACTCCTGGATTGCGCTTTCGCACGCCGAAGCGATGTCCCATCCCGCTGACGTCCCCAGCGCGGCACGGCGACCGCCGTCGTCATGGGACAAAGCCATGACTACAAATGCATCGAGATCGGTAGACGCCAGGCAAAGGCTCCAATGCCGTCGCCGATCGGCCAAGAATGAAAACAACGGAGCGGGCAAAATCTCGCGCAAGAACGCCCTATTCAACGAAGTTATCCCCAGGCGGTTGTACCAGGCTTGGGCGACCGCATCGCGCTCAACGAGTTCCAGCAATGCCCGCTCGCGCGCCCCACCGAGGTCACGCCAAACTGCGCAGCCGGCACTCGAGGCGAGCGAAATCCCGCGCACGCCGATCAGTTCCATTTCGTTGAACAGAACGCCGAAACTAGGAAATTGCGCGGTTGCGCGTCCATCGATCGATCGAAGTTGGATCCTGCGTTCCGACAGACCTTCCCAGTCCGGCCTATCATCCGACACGACTCCCCTTAGTCGCATGTTCCCGGCCAGTTGTTGTTCCTGATTTCTGCTTAGACCCAGCAGCCGGGAAAACGCAACTTCCGGTTGGAGATTCTCCTTAACCAGAATCCGGCTATCATTGATGCCATGAGTGCAAAGACTTAGACGTTCCGAAATCTCGCCAAGACAACTAAGGGCTGCATATATAGCCGCCGCACCTTGCCCGCCAGCCGGGATGGCGCTTGTTCGATTCCCGCTCACATTGGCAGTGCCCGGAGCGGCTTTCAGGATTCCGGAGCAGAAGTAAACCGGACACCCCTCCCTGGCGACCGGCACCAACCTCACATTAAAGGCCGTCAACAACGGCAAAAAAATGGACAGACTCGCATCTGTCATCCGCAAACGCCCTGCGTCTTCGCTTCCGTCACGCACCAGCAATCCCGCCCGGATCAGATCAGCCGCCACGGGTTCTGGCAGATGAACGTCTCCGCCGTCTTTACCCAGATGTAGGTGCATTACCTCACCTTCCATACGGACCCCTCTCAAGTAACCGCGAAATACTTTCACTCAGCCTGCAATTGCACTTCCCGTAAATTGCGACGTCTACTATTGAGACAAGGCCAATTTCGGTCATACTTTACCCATGAAAGAAGTCACTCAGCAGCAACAGACGCTCTGCATTAGAGTTTTTACTAAAGTTTGACTTATTTCAGATTAGCCGGATGACCATACGACCACCAGCTAAGACAGAATGCAACTTCAACTTCTGGAGACACGCCATGCACGTCCATAAAGCTTCTGAAAGAGATCTGGAAATCGGCGCAAAACTTGGTGCCATGATTCAGGATACTACGGCCCGTGCCCGTCTGGTCGAAAATCCGGCTGAAGCGCTGAGTGAAATCGGCGCGAAGTCCGATCTGACGATCTATGCCGACACAGCGGATCTGGTGCATCTGATCATTCCGGCGAACGTCGACGCAGACCGCGTTGCGGCAGGTGATGAAGCCTATTTCGAGGAACTGGGCAGGCTCGCACTTGGCACCTGTTTCTACGACGATCTCCCGGAATAATTGTCCGTTCTGAATAAGCAGCGCTGAATCTTTCAGCGCTCTTGCCCATCTTTGCTGCCCACCGGCAAAGATGGGCACCCTTCGAGGTCAGGAGGCGAAAATGGCCCGCTTTCCGTATTACGCGAAGAATGTGAGTGCCCTTGGCAGACTGCTTGCAACGGCAAGTTTGAACCCCGAACTGGCTGAGCAATTGCGCAACGATCCCAAGTCGGTTCTCAGGTCGGCAGGTCTTCCGCCACAGGCAACGGAACTGCTCAGATTCAAGGTTGTCGAGCAAATGCCGGGCGCGAAATGCATTGCACTTCCATTTCGCTTGAACGAACGCAAGCTTCAGTCTTCGAACCGAGAATACCTGACCGCACTGTCGAACCTAGTAACGGACGGACGGCTAAATTGACCCACTGCCTTCGAACAAGAAGCTCTGCACCAGAGCGGCTCCCTTATCAAAGTTAGCGCGGACTCTCGCATCCTGGAAAAAATTGACCCGTCGTCTCCAGTTTTCGGGATCTTTCGCTGACTGGGGCAAATTCTTGAGCAGGGACGCGCGATGGTCACCAAAGCGGTGCAGGGTCTGCACTGCTTCTTCCCGTCGTCCGGAACAAATAAGTGCTGCAATCCGTGTTGTCAGTCCGCCGATGCTTACTCCTGCGCCTCGTTCGATCTCACGAATTGCGCTGTCGTAGTCATCTGCCGCAAAGTGAATGTTTGCAAGATACTCAAAGAAAACCCTTGGAACGAATGAGAATAGTGAGAATGCACGCTCGGCAGTGGCCCGTGCTTCGCCAACATCCCCGGAAATCGCAAGCCCCTCCGCAACCGACATCAAATTCGCCGGATCTGCAGAACTCAAGCGTCCGGCATTCTGAAAGGCTCTTCGGGCTTCTCCGGGCATGTTGGAGAGGATAAGCGCCCAGCCGTAAACCCGTTGGTTGACCGCTTGCCAAGGATCGAGAACGATGGCTCGTTCCGCCATATCCAACAGACCGCTCAGGCCATCAGACGTTGTTCTGTCATGGAGCGGAAAATGCAGTTCCTGCTTCATGATGATGGATGCCCTGCCGGCATATGTCATCGAGAAGTTGCGATTGGTCCGCTCCAGATCATCGAGAAGCCGCATCGCCTTCTCGTCCGATTGCGGCGTGAAGTCCCACAACAATGCTTCCGCCTGACACCAGCGCGCAAATGCGGAGGTATTGGCAGGATTCCGGAGCCGCCCCGTCGCATGAACATGGATACGACTTACGATCTGACTGGCAACGGATGTAATGCCATTCCAAAGACTTAGATCGACAATCTCGTTGAAGACGATTTGACCACTGGTCCGGTCTTCGAACTGAATGACGATCTTTCCCGAGCGCTCGTCATGCCTGAACCGGAGCAAATAGCTGCCCAGTTCATGGCCTTCGACCAGCGTCGGTTTTGGAACATCCCCCTCGGTGAAGTACTCGGCCTGGAACAGATCGAACGAACGAAACGAGGAAAGTCCGGATACGACTTCTTCACGCAGATGCAGCGCATCGTTCAGGCCCTGCTTCTGGATCGATGACGAAATAATCGAAATCTCGGGCAGACGGACGACATTTTCGCTGTTGGAAAGGAATGATGGAATCGGCCCGACTTCGCCCGCCAGCCGGTAAGTCGGCGGCCGCCAGGCATCGCCTTCCTTTTCCTCCAGGAGTTCGCGTGTTTCGGGCTCCGGTTCGACATCAAAATGCAACCGCAATTCGCGCTCGCAGTCTTTGAACTGCTGCTCGGCCCGGTCATGTTGCCCCAGTTTTTTGTAGAGACGGATTAGAACGCGGTGCGCCGACTCCAGGGCGGGATCGACCCTCAACAGGAACCGTCCACCGGCCTCGACCTGCATTCCGCCGTCGTTGATTCTGATATCGTTAAGATGCTGGAACGCTGCGGATGTCACTTCGGAGCGTACACGTTCACGCTCGACCATCAGCCAATCGGAAAACTCCGGATCGATATCCTCAAAGCCGGCCAGAAAATCGCCGCGCCAAAGATCTTCGGCTTCGCGAAAGTCCACGGCCCGGCCCTTTTTCAATCGCGCGAAGAGCTCGATCAGATCGGACGAGAAGACCGCGCCGTTGAGCTGAACATGACCGGAAGAAGATAGGACGATGTCGATTCCCGCTTCCTGCTCGGCCGTTTTCAGCTGGCGCAGAGCCTGACGCAGGGACTGCATCGCCTTGTGCCGGTCCGCACCGCTCCATAGCAGATCGGCCAGCGTCTCTCTCGGCGCAGCCATACCCCCCATTCGGCTCAAATAACCCAGTATGGCCAAAGCTTTACGAGTCTTGACCGCAACAGGCTCCTGACTTTTGCTGAGCAGCAAAGGTCGCCCTAGGCAAGCGAAGCAGGAAGCGTTTGCCATCAATTCCCCGTATTTGGATTACACAATCCCGGCAGCGTGGTGTCGCAACCGCGAATATCACGATGCCGAAAACACAACAGCACTTTATCACGCTCCTTTCACGCTGCAACTGCATGCTTTTTGCGGATGGTCACGGCAGCGGTGCTGCAAACGGCAAACTTAATACTGGTGGGTAAGTAGTATGTCTAAGACAGTTGGCAAACCGGAATTCTCAGAAGCTCAACAACAGGATGCGGTTGAAGCGATCAAACGGATGATCCGCTACACCAAGAAGGAAGCGGACAAAGACGGACGGACGTTCTGCTCCTACTTCCTTGATATGGCGCTGCAGTCCCTGGAAGACGGGTCTGAAGACCTGGACATGATTCTCAAGACCAAAGTCACGCCGATCATGGTCGGCCAGCACAATGCAAACAAATCCGAGTCCGCTTGAACGGTCCGAGAATCGCAGTAGCAAACACCGGCTTCTTCCCCGCGAGGAGGCCGGTATTTTCTTGTTCAACGCGTTTAGGCGCAGTTGACGGGAAATCGACCCAAGCGCGCGCGGCCTTCGAAAAGCTGGCGCGGTGCTTGCCGCCGATCGCAGGGCGACAACGGGACAGATGGTTGCGATCTCTGGCTGGACCTCGGAGAGCATGGCAAGCCTGTACACTAGGAAGGCAAAGCGGAAGAAAATAGGCCTCGAGCACGGCGCTCTTTTGGACCGGAAAGGGAACTCCCACAGCTAGCGCTCCAACGCTCCCGCATCTTCCCTTAAGCGATTGTTTTACAACAACAATACGAAGAAAATGGCGACCCCGGCAGGATTCGAACCTGCGACCATTCGCTTAGAAGGCGAGTGCTCTATCCGGCTGAGCTACGGGGCCCGGTGTGGGCGTCGGGGCAGCTCTTCTGCCCGCAGCCCCATTAATGCGCCAAAAGTTTTGCCTGTGTCGATCCGCTTTTGCCGGTTTCAACAGCCAATCCCTTCGGGCACCGGGAAAGACTTGGATCAGCCTCTGGCCAATCCTAGTGGGTCCAGGGAGCGACCCGGTTGAACTTGAAATTGTCCGCATAAGCCGCACCGCGGACTTGCCGTTCGTGCACCTTCTCGACGCGATACGGAATGCCGTGTCGCTTGGCATAGGCGACGGCGTCTTCCTGGCTGTCGAAATAGAGCCTGATCTGCTGCTTCATGTCGGTAGACGACGTGTACCCCATCAGCGGCTCGACGGATTTCGCGACTTCCGGCTCGTAATCCAGCACCCAGCGATGCATCTTCGCCTTGCCTGACTGCATGGCGGTTTTTGCCGGACGGTAAATGCGCGCGACCATGTGCAGTGTCCCTAAATAGGTTCCGGAGATTGACGACTTCTCCTAGGAGCTTTTTCCCGCCTTTTCCAAGGAAGTCAACACCGTTTTGACGATGCCACGCCTAATCAAGGGCCTGCGGACAATTACGGGATCCCGGCAATCCTGCGTTAACGATACTTCGGAACTTGTGAATATGACGATCTTGTGACATGGCGTCCCAATGCAACCTATGCTACAAGTCCCCTAGGGTCACTTCGCCAAATACACGGCAAGCGTGCCCGCTGTCCGCGCAAAGGTCACGGCTCTGAAAACAATTCGCACAATCTGCGATCGGGTTGAATTATTTTGACTTGTGATTTTCGTGCATTTTAACCGAAACAGGCATCCGCATTTGCCGGATACGCTGTGACTGGAACAGGTAGCCGCTGCATTTGCCGCGTGAAAGACACGGCAAGTTGCCAGAACCACAATAACAGGGCACGCTGATGCAATATGGATTTACGAGAGGTCTTGGTGCCTATGTTCCGGAGCACGTGCAACCAAGCGCGACAGTACCGGTCAACCTCAAAGCGGCCATAGACAAGGCTAATCTCACCGAGATGTGGGACATGATTCTGGCTTTGGATTATGCCGCGTCCACTCCTGAGGAACTGTCGCCTGAAAAACGCGATGAATTCCTGAATGTCATGTCGCTGCTCCTGAAAGCATTCGACCGGTAAGTTTAACTCTGGGCTTCGAAAGACCGTGCTGACACGTCCCGACACAGTTTTCACAGAACTCGGAACCAAGACCATCGAACATGGCTTGGCGGATCCGCTGCTGTCTGAATTCTATGAAGCCGTCATGTCCGCAAGGCCGGAGGAAGTGCAGCAAAAGCTGAAACCCTTCCTGCCGCATCTGAGCCTGTGCTCGGACAAGATGTCCAGCGACGCGCCCCCGCCGATCTTCTATGTCGGAGGCAAGTGCGGTCAGAGGGAACTCTTCGGAGAAGACTGGGCGACCCCTACCGGCACCGGTCCCGCGCTTCGGACTCCCGACCCGCAGCTTGAACTGGCCTCGGCCGAAGGATACCGCCATGCGCTCAGCGGTACGCCGTATTACGGCTATGCAAGGACATTGGTCGATGTAAACGGCGGGAAGTTCGAAGTGGCCTTTGAGCGCCTGATCATCGCCATGC is a window of Roseibium salinum DNA encoding:
- a CDS encoding CAP domain-containing protein: MRVPGLANKFKVALTVGLAAWTIAACSVLPSDMEERTILTDQPVDRGQMVAMINAYRQQNGLPEIRHDPELDAVSQKMARHIAGRDSMDTWAHSAFGLSQRLDKAGYANYAAAENLGAGYADLSAAFRGWQGSEGHNRNLLNSYVTRVGIARTNRNTGKWRNFWVMTLARPHADGRPVVVR
- a CDS encoding YcaO-like family protein, which produces MHLHLGKDGGDVHLPEPVAADLIRAGLLVRDGSEDAGRLRMTDASLSIFLPLLTAFNVRLVPVAREGCPVYFCSGILKAAPGTANVSGNRTSAIPAGGQGAAAIYAALSCLGEISERLSLCTHGINDSRILVKENLQPEVAFSRLLGLSRNQEQQLAGNMRLRGVVSDDRPDWEGLSERRIQLRSIDGRATAQFPSFGVLFNEMELIGVRGISLASSAGCAVWRDLGGARERALLELVERDAVAQAWYNRLGITSLNRAFLREILPAPLFSFLADRRRHWSLCLASTDLDAFVVMALSHDDGGRRAALGTSAGWDIASACESAIQELLQSEYALELMERAHPETGRPGQSSSPVPRQLAYARHGNILEDLPLPDAPAADERQLRRTASYENLLQSCFDKGLEIWEFDATRQDLNIPCIKLLSSDLCSWEPRFGKKRLFEGVVQRGLRATPATEAEFAARPFPF
- a CDS encoding BTAD domain-containing putative transcriptional regulator, with protein sequence MLLSKSQEPVAVKTRKALAILGYLSRMGGMAAPRETLADLLWSGADRHKAMQSLRQALRQLKTAEQEAGIDIVLSSSGHVQLNGAVFSSDLIELFARLKKGRAVDFREAEDLWRGDFLAGFEDIDPEFSDWLMVERERVRSEVTSAAFQHLNDIRINDGGMQVEAGGRFLLRVDPALESAHRVLIRLYKKLGQHDRAEQQFKDCERELRLHFDVEPEPETRELLEEKEGDAWRPPTYRLAGEVGPIPSFLSNSENVVRLPEISIISSSIQKQGLNDALHLREEVVSGLSSFRSFDLFQAEYFTEGDVPKPTLVEGHELGSYLLRFRHDERSGKIVIQFEDRTSGQIVFNEIVDLSLWNGITSVASQIVSRIHVHATGRLRNPANTSAFARWCQAEALLWDFTPQSDEKAMRLLDDLERTNRNFSMTYAGRASIIMKQELHFPLHDRTTSDGLSGLLDMAERAIVLDPWQAVNQRVYGWALILSNMPGEARRAFQNAGRLSSADPANLMSVAEGLAISGDVGEARATAERAFSLFSFVPRVFFEYLANIHFAADDYDSAIREIERGAGVSIGGLTTRIAALICSGRREEAVQTLHRFGDHRASLLKNLPQSAKDPENWRRRVNFFQDARVRANFDKGAALVQSFLFEGSGSI
- a CDS encoding ETC complex I subunit; its protein translation is MVARIYRPAKTAMQSGKAKMHRWVLDYEPEVAKSVEPLMGYTSSTDMKQQIRLYFDSQEDAVAYAKRHGIPYRVEKVHERQVRGAAYADNFKFNRVAPWTH